The genomic segment GAAGATCTGGTCCGGCGACACCCGGCTGTAGTCGGTCTCGATCAGCCGGGCGTCGGGATTGAGCGCGTGGATGATGGCCCGCGCCGCCTCGTGCTGCGCGGGCGTGGCGTCCACGACCTTGTTCATGACAACGATGTCGGCGAACTCGATCTATTCGACCAGCAGATTGACCAGGGTGCGCCCGTCGCCTTCGCCCGCGGTCTCGCCGCGGTCGGCGAGAAAATCGGTCGACGAATAGTCCTTCAGCAGGTGGACGGTGTCGACCACCGTCACCATGGCGATGTGCGGGCCGGCGAGGTGTCAAGCACGGCGCGGGGCGGGGACGAGCATCTTGTTTCGGCGGCTGCCTTGAAGACCGCCGACGCAGATTCCTCGCCCTCTACTGACGGGCGGGGCTCTTGCGCACGATCAAGGCAATGAGCGCGGCAGCGACGATGACGGCGGCGAGATTGTAGATCATTGCGCCGGAGAAGGCGTCCGCGTAGCGCCCTGCCTGGGAGACGCCTTCGCCGGCATCCTTACCGAGAATCCCCACGAAGAATATGCCAACAACGGAAACGCCGAAGGCTCCGCCGACCTGTTGCATGGTGGAAATAAAGCCGGCCGCCATTCCGGCATGACTTTCCTCGACATAGCCGATGACCAGATTGAGCAGCGGCGTCATCGACAGGCCCTGTCCGAAGCCGAACAGCACCAGAGGCGGCAGCAGGGCGAATATTCCAGCTCCGTCGCCGAGACCTGCGGCGGTCACGATCAGCCAGCCGATGCCGGCTGCATAGACCAGCGTGCCACCGGCGATTGCGATGTTTCCGAAACGCGCCACCAGCTTCGGTGCGACCAGCGATGCCACCACGAAACCGACGCTCGCCGGCGCGAACAGCGTGCCGGCCGCGAACGGCGTCAGACCGAGGCCGGACTGCACCAGCAGGGCGAAGCATAGAAACAGCGATGTCGCTGTCGAATAGATCAGCAGCACCACCACAGACCCCACCGAGAAGCCGGTGTTGCGGAACAAGGTCAGATCAATGGCGGGATCGCCGCCGCGCCTTGCAACCAGATGCTCCCAGACGAGAAACGCCGTGAGCAGCACGACCGAGGCTGCCATGCTGGCCCATGTCCAGAGCGGCCAGCCGAGATTCGGGCCTTCGAGCAGAGGCAACAGCAGGAGCAGCAATCCCGCTGTCGCCAGTCCGATCCCGGGCCAATCGACGCCCATCGCGTCGGAAGAGCGCGATTCCGGGATGATCCGCGCCGATAGCAGCGCGATGATGCCTATCGGCAGGTTGATGAGGAAGATGATACGCCAGCCGAGGCCGAACAGGTCGCTTTCAACGATCAGGCCGCCGAAGACCTGTCCGACGATGGCCGCCAGCCCCAATGTCATGCCGAGAAGTCCGAATGCCCGGCGGCGGCCAGCATCGTCGTACATGACACGTAGCAGCGCATAGACCTGCGGAAACAGGATCGCGCCTGTCGCGCCTTGCAGAAGGCGGGCAACGATCAGGCTGGTGGCGTCGGGCGCGATGCCGCAGAGGAACGATGTGATCGCAAATCCGGCCATGCCGAGTGCGAACAGGCGACGTCTGCCATGGCGGTCGCCGAGCCGCCCGCCCGCGATCAGCAGCACGCCGAAGGCCAGTTCA from the Rhodopseudomonas palustris genome contains:
- a CDS encoding MFS transporter, with the translated sequence MTVDHPPATSHVPQTAAKTRPSALALTILLLGGFITVFDLFVVNIAIPSMQADLGVSFAEIGFVIAGYELAFGVLLIAGGRLGDRHGRRRLFALGMAGFAITSFLCGIAPDATSLIVARLLQGATGAILFPQVYALLRVMYDDAGRRRAFGLLGMTLGLAAIVGQVFGGLIVESDLFGLGWRIIFLINLPIGIIALLSARIIPESRSSDAMGVDWPGIGLATAGLLLLLLPLLEGPNLGWPLWTWASMAASVVLLTAFLVWEHLVARRGGDPAIDLTLFRNTGFSVGSVVVLLIYSTATSLFLCFALLVQSGLGLTPFAAGTLFAPASVGFVVASLVAPKLVARFGNIAIAGGTLVYAAGIGWLIVTAAGLGDGAGIFALLPPLVLFGFGQGLSMTPLLNLVIGYVEESHAGMAAGFISTMQQVGGAFGVSVVGIFFVGILGKDAGEGVSQAGRYADAFSGAMIYNLAAVIVAAALIALIVRKSPARQ